A region of Veillonellaceae bacterium DNA encodes the following proteins:
- a CDS encoding GNAT family N-acetyltransferase: MKIRKSTLSDESDVKALWGYCFEPPTDPFFQWYFKELAKPEEILVGENQGSIACDLHRRPYDLSIRGLRYPVDYIVGVATHPAARMRGYAKELIRGEFHLALKEDKPFVILMPSAASFYLPMGFGFYAHQWERSAAPEKLAALGRRADSCRTLTSSNDWKDLASIYREYTKKRNGWAYRDEVSWEKHIDAQLLEGYIAVTYDRKGPSGYLFYTLDDRKLIASEMAFKNEAGRKALYAFMAGHQGSVDTCVWYEPLDDHSFRYWQDGAEHTYIKNRTFSFMLGRVIDPVIAFDGLPCSKEIKGEIAFQLIDSFLPENSGIYVLRAEDGRIHALKEDVFYDLKCHIEDISGLRLGSVPDPVFSIDAGSLAELFMGAADLSELVEAERATILLSDDEAAEKAVDLAVAMLPRERNWINEWF; encoded by the coding sequence AGGAAATCCTCGTAGGTGAGAACCAGGGCAGCATCGCATGCGACCTGCACCGCCGTCCGTATGACCTTTCTATCAGGGGGCTCCGCTATCCTGTCGACTACATTGTCGGCGTTGCGACGCACCCGGCAGCGCGCATGAGAGGGTACGCCAAGGAGCTCATCCGCGGCGAATTCCACCTCGCGCTGAAAGAAGACAAGCCCTTCGTCATCCTGATGCCGTCGGCCGCTTCCTTCTACCTGCCGATGGGCTTTGGCTTCTATGCCCACCAGTGGGAAAGAAGCGCAGCACCTGAAAAGCTCGCAGCTCTGGGAAGAAGAGCCGATTCCTGCCGCACGCTCACGAGTTCCAATGACTGGAAAGACCTCGCTTCCATTTACAGAGAATATACAAAGAAGAGAAACGGCTGGGCTTACAGGGACGAAGTATCCTGGGAAAAGCACATCGATGCACAGCTTCTTGAAGGCTATATCGCTGTCACCTATGACAGAAAAGGCCCGTCCGGATACCTTTTCTACACCCTGGACGACAGAAAACTGATCGCCTCTGAAATGGCATTCAAGAACGAAGCAGGACGCAAAGCGCTCTATGCCTTCATGGCAGGGCATCAGGGCTCCGTCGATACCTGCGTATGGTACGAACCGCTTGACGACCACTCCTTCCGCTACTGGCAGGACGGCGCCGAGCATACATATATCAAGAACCGCACATTTTCCTTCATGCTCGGACGCGTCATCGACCCTGTCATCGCCTTTGACGGCCTTCCCTGCAGCAAGGAAATCAAGGGAGAAATCGCATTCCAGCTCATCGACTCCTTCCTTCCTGAAAACAGCGGCATCTACGTCCTCCGCGCCGAGGACGGCAGAATCCATGCCCTGAAGGAAGACGTCTTCTACGATCTGAAATGCCACATCGAAGACATCTCAGGCCTCCGCCTGGGCTCGGTCCCTGATCCCGTATTCAGCATCGACGCAGGAAGCCTCGCTGAACTCTTCATGGGCGCAGCCGACCTCTCCGAACTCGTCGAAGCAGAAAGAGCAACAATTCTTCTCTCTGACGATGAAGCAGCAGAAAAAGCGGTGGACCTCGCCGTAGCCATGCTCCCAAGAGAAAGAAACTGGATCAACGAATGGTTCTAA
- a CDS encoding GIY-YIG nuclease family protein: MSEETTEKEERKYFTYMVRCADGSLYTGFTVDDVHRRVAVHNSGKGARYTRSRLPVVLAWYREWGTEHEARSMEYRLKRMKKEEKEAMAASFGEEKT, encoded by the coding sequence ATGAGCGAAGAAACGACGGAGAAGGAAGAGCGGAAGTATTTTACTTACATGGTGCGGTGCGCGGACGGGAGTCTTTATACGGGATTCACGGTGGATGATGTGCATCGGCGTGTGGCGGTGCATAATTCCGGGAAGGGCGCGCGGTATACGAGGAGCCGGCTTCCTGTGGTTCTGGCGTGGTATCGCGAGTGGGGGACGGAGCATGAGGCCCGTTCGATGGAATACCGTTTGAAACGTATGAAGAAAGAGGAGAAGGAGGCCATGGCGGCTTCTTTCGGAGAGGAGAAAACGTGA
- a CDS encoding YybS family protein: MNPAVRRTKYLTEAAAAAAIAALLVLLKLLAPFLVFVTMIAAAVPIAIICDFHGMKWGLGTCVAEVLIVNMFGGPEIGLTTAFYAAALGLAMGYGFRHKLSYAKTLNLTALAYIVEMSYKIVFSIYILGIADALSSMIDRLVTFVRWAWQPLSQIFGFDPDPGKTVFTTSGIIMVALIFVLNAYCYAYLNLEIGSDILKRIKAGRRE, encoded by the coding sequence GTGAATCCTGCTGTTAGAAGAACGAAGTATTTGACGGAGGCAGCGGCGGCTGCTGCGATTGCGGCACTCCTGGTGCTGCTGAAGCTTTTGGCGCCGTTCCTGGTTTTCGTCACGATGATTGCGGCGGCAGTTCCGATTGCCATCATCTGTGATTTCCATGGCATGAAATGGGGACTTGGCACCTGCGTAGCTGAAGTCCTGATCGTGAATATGTTCGGCGGGCCTGAAATCGGGCTGACGACGGCTTTCTATGCGGCGGCTCTCGGTCTTGCGATGGGGTATGGCTTCCGTCATAAGCTGTCGTATGCAAAGACGCTGAATCTGACGGCGCTTGCCTATATCGTGGAAATGTCGTACAAGATTGTTTTCTCCATTTATATTCTGGGAATCGCGGATGCGCTTTCGTCGATGATCGACCGTCTGGTGACGTTCGTCCGCTGGGCATGGCAGCCGCTGTCTCAGATTTTCGGCTTCGACCCGGATCCCGGCAAGACAGTCTTCACGACGTCCGGCATTATCATGGTGGCTTTGATATTCGTCCTGAATGCATACTGCTATGCGTACCTGAATCTGGAAATCGGGAGCGACATCCTGAAACGCATCAAGGCAGGAAGAAGAGAATGA
- a CDS encoding metal-dependent transcriptional regulator translates to MTSGKEDYLKAIYLISESHELVTNKELSNMLHVSPPSVSEMITKLQKQGYVDYTAYKGSKMTRKGRREAGRLLRYHSLWEVFLVEKLDFSWSEAHEIAEGLEHQTTEPLSERLDNFLDHPVHTPRGDPIPRKDGSRSGITHRLLSDLEVGEMSHIRRVMEDYTLMDYVQGKNIGIDMEVTVKEKEPYEGPILLSTPIGDISLSYKAAQQIFVDDD, encoded by the coding sequence ATGACATCCGGCAAGGAAGATTATCTGAAAGCGATTTATCTCATCAGCGAATCCCATGAGCTGGTGACGAACAAGGAACTGTCAAACATGCTCCATGTATCGCCTCCGTCTGTTAGTGAAATGATTACGAAACTGCAGAAGCAGGGGTATGTGGACTATACGGCATACAAGGGCAGCAAGATGACGAGAAAGGGCCGCCGCGAGGCAGGCCGTCTGCTGCGTTATCATTCTCTGTGGGAAGTGTTCCTCGTAGAGAAACTGGATTTCTCCTGGAGCGAGGCACATGAAATCGCAGAGGGTCTGGAACACCAGACGACGGAACCATTGTCTGAAAGACTGGACAATTTCCTGGATCATCCGGTCCACACACCGCGCGGTGATCCGATTCCGAGAAAGGACGGCAGCCGTTCCGGCATTACGCACCGTCTCCTGAGCGATCTGGAAGTGGGCGAGATGAGCCACATCCGCCGTGTCATGGAAGATTACACGCTGATGGATTATGTCCAGGGCAAGAATATCGGCATCGACATGGAAGTGACTGTGAAGGAGAAGGAACCTTACGAAGGTCCGATTCTTCTCTCTACGCCGATCGGGGACATTTCCCTGAGCTACAAGGCAGCACAGCAGATTTTCGTTGACGACGACTAA
- a CDS encoding FAD-dependent oxidoreductase, with protein sequence MAKNYDVIIIGAGPAGIFTALEIADTGLSVLILEKGLDIRDRIALNKNGTAPASDRRANIVSGWGGAGAFSDGKLTLTTDYGGNLDDYMNKGELSRLISYVDSIYCQFGGADRKVYGDEHLEELHALKRKAAAADLAFIPARIRHLGTDVNSEILSHMRDSLPNNVTVIAQTPVDTILADKDGSVLGVVAGGETYHCKYLVSAPGRDGAEWFAGEAKRLGLKTKSNAVDIGVRVESPAEIYEPITDLCYESKLVYFSEDFDDRVRTFCMNPYGFVVTENNNGLMTVNGHSYANKKSQNTNFAILVSKQFTEPFHEPIEYGKYIASLANMLGGGPIVQRLGDLRDGRRSTPERIRRGLVQPTMPSAAPGDLSLVLPYRFLKDIMGMFEALDKVAPGANSRHTLLYGVEVKFYSSRIELSNKLETVIPNFFAIGDGAGITRGLAQASAAGVVVGREICARIGQPKGDI encoded by the coding sequence ATGGCTAAGAATTATGATGTGATTATTATTGGCGCAGGCCCTGCGGGGATTTTCACTGCGCTGGAAATCGCAGATACGGGCCTTTCTGTGCTGATTCTTGAAAAAGGGCTGGATATCCGCGATCGTATCGCTTTGAACAAGAACGGGACGGCGCCGGCGAGCGACAGGCGCGCGAATATTGTCTCCGGCTGGGGCGGAGCGGGGGCTTTCTCTGACGGGAAGCTGACGCTGACGACGGATTACGGCGGCAATCTGGACGATTACATGAATAAGGGCGAATTGTCCCGCCTGATTTCCTACGTGGATTCCATTTACTGCCAGTTCGGCGGTGCAGACAGGAAGGTCTACGGGGATGAGCATCTGGAAGAGCTCCATGCGCTGAAGAGAAAGGCAGCTGCGGCTGACCTGGCTTTCATTCCTGCCCGCATCCGTCATTTGGGGACGGACGTGAACAGTGAAATTCTCTCCCATATGAGAGACAGCCTGCCGAATAATGTGACCGTCATCGCACAGACGCCGGTCGACACGATTCTGGCGGATAAGGACGGCAGCGTCCTTGGCGTTGTGGCTGGCGGAGAAACGTACCACTGCAAGTACCTCGTTTCCGCTCCGGGCCGTGACGGCGCTGAATGGTTTGCCGGCGAGGCGAAGCGCCTGGGCCTCAAGACGAAGTCGAATGCTGTCGACATCGGTGTCCGCGTAGAGTCTCCGGCTGAGATTTATGAACCGATCACCGACCTCTGCTATGAGTCCAAACTCGTTTATTTCTCTGAAGACTTCGACGACCGCGTCCGCACCTTCTGCATGAATCCGTACGGCTTCGTCGTCACGGAAAATAACAACGGCCTCATGACGGTCAACGGCCATTCTTATGCGAATAAGAAGAGCCAGAATACAAACTTTGCGATCCTCGTTTCCAAGCAGTTCACCGAACCTTTCCATGAACCGATCGAATACGGCAAGTATATCGCATCCCTGGCCAATATGCTGGGCGGCGGCCCGATCGTACAGCGTCTGGGCGACCTTCGCGACGGACGCCGTTCGACGCCGGAACGCATCAGGAGAGGCCTTGTTCAGCCGACAATGCCATCCGCTGCACCGGGAGATTTATCTTTGGTCTTGCCATATCGCTTCTTAAAGGATATTATGGGGATGTTCGAAGCGCTGGATAAGGTAGCGCCGGGAGCCAATTCGCGCCACACGCTTCTCTATGGCGTAGAAGTGAAGTTCTATTCCTCCCGGATCGAGCTGTCAAACAAGCTTGAAACAGTGATTCCTAATTTCTTTGCTATTGGTGATGGAGCCGGCATCACCAGGGGTCTTGCACAGGCCTCCGCAGCCGGCGTAGTCGTGGGTCGTGAAATTTGCGCCCGCATTGGTCAACCGAAAGGGGATATTTAA
- the purB gene encoding adenylosuccinate lyase — MIPRYTRPEMGKIWDERNEWQTMLDVEIAACEANAKLGRIPEEAVKVIKEKANFDVDRIHEIDHEINHDIIAFLTNVGEYVGDEAKYIHMGLTSTDVKDTGLNVQIKQASQVLIADLEKLAEVLKRRAVEFKYTPTIGRTHGVHAEPTTFGLKILLWYSETLRNIERMKRAAKEMAVGKLSGAVGTYADIDPFVETYVCQKLGLTPEVVATQVVQRDHHAEYITTLGVIAGVLSQIALEVRHLQRTEVREAEEYFSPKQKGSSAMPHKRNPVKSERICGMARVIQGYSVPAFEDIPLWHERDISHSSVERVIIPDATIALDYILDQTTSLIDKLLVYPEKMMADLNLTGGLIYSPRVLLALVAKGAYRDTAYRWVQRNAMKRWLQGEDFYENLCKDEDVRKYLNEEEIKACFDYKPMLVHVDEIFARFGL; from the coding sequence ATGATTCCAAGGTACACACGCCCTGAAATGGGCAAGATTTGGGACGAAAGAAATGAATGGCAGACAATGCTGGATGTCGAGATCGCAGCCTGCGAAGCAAACGCGAAACTGGGCCGCATTCCTGAAGAAGCCGTCAAGGTCATCAAGGAAAAGGCAAACTTCGACGTAGACCGCATTCATGAAATCGACCATGAAATCAACCATGACATCATCGCTTTCCTGACAAACGTCGGCGAATACGTAGGCGATGAAGCCAAGTACATCCACATGGGCCTGACCTCCACCGATGTCAAGGATACCGGACTCAATGTCCAGATCAAACAGGCATCCCAGGTCCTCATTGCCGATCTGGAAAAACTCGCAGAAGTCCTGAAGAGAAGAGCTGTGGAATTCAAGTACACACCAACCATCGGCAGAACACACGGCGTCCATGCTGAACCGACCACCTTCGGCCTGAAGATTCTGCTCTGGTACTCCGAAACCCTCCGCAACATCGAAAGAATGAAACGTGCTGCTAAAGAAATGGCAGTCGGCAAACTCTCCGGTGCTGTCGGCACTTATGCGGATATCGATCCATTCGTAGAAACCTACGTATGCCAGAAACTCGGCCTCACTCCTGAAGTCGTAGCTACCCAGGTCGTTCAGCGCGATCACCATGCTGAATACATCACAACCCTCGGCGTCATTGCAGGCGTTCTTTCCCAGATCGCTCTGGAAGTCCGCCACCTGCAGAGAACCGAGGTCAGAGAAGCAGAAGAATACTTCAGCCCGAAACAGAAAGGCTCCTCCGCAATGCCACATAAGAGAAACCCGGTCAAATCCGAAAGAATCTGCGGCATGGCAAGAGTCATCCAGGGCTACAGCGTACCGGCATTCGAAGACATTCCGCTCTGGCATGAAAGAGATATTTCCCACTCTTCCGTAGAACGTGTCATCATTCCGGATGCTACCATCGCTCTTGACTACATCCTGGACCAGACGACCAGCCTGATCGACAAGCTCCTCGTTTATCCGGAAAAGATGATGGCTGACCTGAACCTCACCGGCGGCCTCATTTACAGCCCGAGAGTACTCCTGGCCCTCGTTGCCAAAGGCGCTTACAGAGACACCGCTTACCGCTGGGTACAGAGAAACGCTATGAAACGCTGGCTGCAGGGTGAAGATTTCTACGAAAACCTCTGCAAAGACGAAGACGTCAGAAAGTATCTGAACGAAGAAGAAATCAAGGCATGCTTCGACTACAAGCCGATGCTCGTCCATGTCGATGAAATCTTCGCAAGATTCGGACTTTAA
- a CDS encoding LysR family transcriptional regulator → MEIRVLRYFLEVAREENITKAAAFLHVSQPTLSRQLKELEEKLGRPLFVRSSHRIHLTDEGQLLRKRAEDILDMVDKTASEFKSLDEITGGDIRIGCAESSGLSFFMHAARVVQKRYPNIHFHFYSSGTDAVTERIDKGLLDMAVIVQSADLSKYNCLTVPYKDCWGIIARDDDPLAGKSCITLDELKELPLIVSRQGMQEELLSWFGEETPRLHIAATYDLLFNTTLMVKEGLGYPIGFDNLVHTGKGSGLVFIPLSPELSSPMHVIWKKYQAFTPAAKILLEELEKELR, encoded by the coding sequence ATGGAAATCCGTGTATTACGATACTTTCTGGAAGTGGCGAGGGAAGAGAATATCACGAAGGCGGCGGCTTTTCTCCACGTGTCGCAGCCGACGCTGTCACGGCAGCTGAAGGAGCTGGAGGAGAAACTGGGCCGGCCCCTTTTTGTCAGGAGCAGCCACCGCATCCATCTGACGGACGAAGGGCAGCTTCTCCGGAAACGCGCGGAGGATATCCTCGACATGGTGGACAAGACGGCTTCTGAATTCAAATCACTGGATGAAATCACCGGCGGCGATATCCGCATCGGGTGCGCGGAATCGTCCGGGCTGTCCTTTTTCATGCATGCTGCGCGCGTGGTGCAGAAGCGGTACCCGAATATCCACTTCCATTTCTACAGCAGCGGGACGGATGCCGTGACGGAACGTATCGACAAGGGTCTCCTCGACATGGCTGTCATCGTGCAGAGCGCCGATCTTTCCAAGTACAACTGCCTCACTGTCCCCTACAAGGACTGCTGGGGCATCATTGCAAGGGACGATGATCCGCTGGCAGGAAAATCCTGCATCACACTTGATGAATTGAAGGAGCTTCCTCTCATCGTGTCCCGTCAGGGCATGCAGGAAGAACTGCTTTCCTGGTTCGGAGAAGAAACGCCCCGCCTCCACATCGCGGCGACGTACGATCTTCTTTTTAATACGACGCTCATGGTGAAAGAAGGACTCGGATACCCCATCGGCTTTGACAATCTTGTCCATACAGGAAAGGGAAGCGGCCTCGTCTTCATCCCGCTCTCCCCCGAGCTCTCCTCGCCCATGCATGTCATATGGAAGAAGTACCAGGCATTCACGCCGGCGGCAAAGATTCTGCTGGAAGAGCTGGAGAAGGAGCTGAGATGA
- a CDS encoding aldo/keto reductase → MTEKKLPPLALGAWSWGAGMAGGDQVFGNHYFEDDLRPVFDKAMEKGLTLWDTAAVYGEGTSERILGNFVKDVPREDVLISTKFTPQIAGPGEDAMEKMLEGSLSRLHTDYVDIYWIHNPMDVERWTKDLIPLAKSGKIRKIGVSNHNLDEIKRAQEILAEGGLSISAIQNHYSLLHRSSEKAGILDYCKEHGITFFSYMVLEQGALSGRYDEAHPFPEGTGRGNSYNPYWKEIGKLVEALREIGRAHEAKPSQIAGAWAIAKGTLPIIGVTKVYQVEEAAKMADIHLTGDEISSLESLADKAGISTLREWEKEMA, encoded by the coding sequence ATGACAGAAAAGAAATTACCGCCCCTCGCACTGGGCGCATGGTCCTGGGGAGCCGGCATGGCTGGCGGAGACCAGGTTTTCGGAAATCACTACTTCGAGGACGACCTCCGTCCCGTTTTTGATAAAGCCATGGAAAAAGGACTGACCCTCTGGGACACGGCAGCTGTCTATGGAGAAGGAACGTCTGAAAGGATCCTGGGCAATTTCGTGAAGGACGTGCCAAGAGAAGACGTCCTCATTTCTACGAAATTTACCCCGCAGATCGCAGGCCCCGGGGAAGACGCCATGGAGAAGATGCTGGAGGGAAGCCTCTCCCGTCTTCACACGGACTACGTGGATATCTACTGGATCCACAACCCGATGGACGTCGAACGCTGGACGAAGGATCTCATCCCCCTCGCTAAGAGCGGAAAGATCAGGAAAATCGGCGTTTCTAATCATAACCTTGATGAAATCAAAAGAGCGCAGGAAATTCTGGCAGAAGGCGGACTTTCCATTTCCGCCATCCAGAACCATTACAGCCTCCTGCACCGCTCCTCTGAAAAAGCGGGCATCCTGGATTACTGCAAAGAGCACGGCATCACATTCTTCTCCTACATGGTATTGGAGCAGGGCGCGCTCTCCGGCAGGTACGACGAAGCGCATCCATTTCCTGAAGGAACAGGGCGCGGCAATTCCTATAATCCGTACTGGAAGGAGATCGGGAAACTCGTCGAAGCATTGAGGGAAATCGGAAGGGCGCATGAAGCAAAGCCGTCCCAGATCGCAGGCGCATGGGCGATTGCCAAAGGGACGCTTCCGATTATCGGCGTGACGAAAGTCTATCAGGTGGAAGAAGCCGCAAAGATGGCGGACATCCATCTGACCGGAGATGAAATCAGCAGCCTGGAAAGTCTGGCGGACAAGGCCGGCATTTCCACGCTCCGTGAATGGGAAAAGGAGATGGCATGA
- a CDS encoding flavodoxin family protein — MMKVLGICVSARKNGNTAIMMRKVFEALEKEGIETELVQFAGTVIEPCKACWACAGRGNCVHKNDCFREVFEKMKEADGVLLGSPSYSANVSSNMQAFLERAAVVCDLNPGLVKHKVGAAVAAARRAGPLQAIDTMNHSFLNHEMIVAGSTYWNMAYGRLPGEVEKDEEGMANMQNLGENMAFLLKAIEKAKENN; from the coding sequence ATGATGAAAGTACTGGGCATTTGCGTAAGCGCAAGAAAGAACGGAAATACAGCAATCATGATGCGGAAGGTCTTCGAAGCGCTTGAAAAGGAAGGCATCGAGACCGAGCTCGTCCAGTTCGCCGGGACCGTCATCGAGCCGTGCAAAGCATGCTGGGCATGTGCAGGAAGAGGAAACTGCGTCCATAAGAACGACTGCTTCCGCGAAGTCTTTGAAAAGATGAAAGAAGCCGACGGCGTGCTCCTGGGCTCCCCGTCCTATTCCGCCAATGTATCCTCCAACATGCAGGCATTCCTCGAAAGAGCCGCCGTCGTCTGCGACCTGAACCCGGGCCTCGTGAAGCATAAAGTAGGCGCCGCCGTCGCCGCTGCCAGAAGAGCCGGCCCCCTGCAGGCCATCGACACCATGAACCATTCCTTCCTGAACCATGAAATGATCGTCGCAGGATCGACCTACTGGAACATGGCCTACGGAAGACTTCCGGGAGAAGTCGAAAAAGACGAAGAAGGCATGGCCAACATGCAGAACCTCGGAGAAAACATGGCATTCCTCCTGAAAGCCATCGAAAAAGCGAAAGAAAATAATTGA